The DNA region TGTGTCATAAAAACGTGCATTTCTACACGCTTTTTCTGTCGGATGCGGCAATCTGTATCGTTCTACCCCCAGCGCAGCATGGCTGCGAGAAAGGACAGCGCAAGCACGAGGGCGTACCACAGGGAAAGTTGCGTCAGACCCACCCAGATCAGCAGAATGTAGGCGCCGCCCAGAAGACCCATGAAGAGCCTGTCCCCCCGGGTGGTGGTCAGGGGCAGGAGCCCCCGCCGCGCTATGGTGGGGGAGACGACCTCCCAGACGGCCATTATGGCGAGCACCACGCCGATGAAGATGAAGAACCCGGCCGTTACCGGCGTCCATGCCATCCATTCGAAATCCATGGTCGCGGCCTCCTACGGGATTAGACCCGGCCCAGGGCGAAGCCCTTGGCCAGATGGTTGCGCACGAACCAGATGACCAGCGCGCCGGGCACGATGGTCAGAATGCCGGCGGCGGCAAGAAGGCCCCAGTCCAGACCCGTGGCGCTCACGGTGCGCGTCATGGTCGCGGCAATGGGCTTGGCGTTGGTCGTGGTCAGCGTGCGCGCGAGCAACAGCTCCACCCAGCTGAACATGAAGCAGAAAAACGCCGTAACGCCAATGCCGGCGCGGATGAGCGGCAGGAAGATGGTGATGAAGAACCGCGGGAAGCTGTAGCCGTCGATGAACGCCGTCTCGTCGATCTCCCTGGGCACGCCGGACATGAAGCCTTCCAGAATCCAGACCGCCAGCGGCACGTTGAACAGGCAGTGGGACAGGGCCACGGCGATGTGCGTGTCGATGAGGTTGAAGGTGGAGTAGAGCTGGAAGAACGGCAGCAGGAAGACCGCGGGCGGCGCCATGCGGTTGGTCAGGAGCCAGAAGAACACGTGCTTGTCGCCGATGAAGCGGTAGCGCGAGAAGGCGTACGCCGCAGGCAAAGCGGTCAAAAGCGAGATGACCGTGTTCATCGTGACGTAGATGATGGAGTTGATATAGCCCGAGTACCACGAGGAGTCCGTGAATATCTTCAGGTAGTTCTGCAGCGTCGGGCTTGAGGGGTACAGGGCGAAGCCGCTCAGAATGTCCGCGTTGGTGCGCAGGGACATGTTGAGCATCCAGTAAATGGGCAGAAGCAGCAGGAACAGATAGAGGATCAGGCCCCAGTGTCGTTTTTGTATTTTCATCCTTTCTCTCCTGTCCCCACGGCTTGGAGGGCTTGATAGAAAAGGAAGCAGAACAGCAGCACGATGAGGAAGTAGACCAGGGAGAAGGCTGCCGCCGGCCCCAGGTCGAACTGTCCCACCGCCACCTTGACCAGGTAGATGGACAGGAACGTCGTGGAGTTGCCTGGCCCGCCGCCCGTGAGCACGAACGGTTCGGCGTAGATCAGGAAGCTGTCCATGAACCGCAGGAGCAGGGCGATGGTCAACACGCCGCGCATCTTGGGCAGCTGGATGTACCAGAACACGGCCCAGCGCGAGGCGCCGTCGATCTTGGCGGCCTGGTAGTATGCCTCTGGAATGGCCCGCAGGCCGGCATAGGCCAGCAATGCCACAAGCGGCGTCCAGTGCCACACCTCCATGAGCATCACTGTTATCCAGGCGTCCAGCGGACTGGCCGTGTGGTCGAAGGGTATGCCCGTTTGATTGATGAACGCGCCCATCAGCCCGATGTCCGGCCGGGTGAAGATGATCCAGATGGTGCCGATGACGTTCCACGGAATGAGCAGCGGCAGGGCCAGCAGCACCAGCACCAGGGACGCTGTCCAGCCCTTCTTGGGCATGGCCAGGGCTATGAGCACGCCCAGCGGCATCTCGATGAGCAGCACCAGGCCCGAGAACAGGAACTGCCGCCACAGGGCGGCGTGGAGCCGTTCGTCATGGAGCACCTCGCGGAACCACTCCGCGCCGATGAAGTAGCGCTGCCCGGGGCCGAAGATGTCCTGCACCGAGTAGTTCACCACCGTCATCAGGGGGATGATGGCGCTGAAGGCCACGATGACGAAGACCGGTATGACCAGGAACCAGGCTCTGTTATTGTCCCATTTGACCATGACGCCTACCCCGCACGCAGCAACTTGCCTGCCGCGAATAGCTTGGTGCGTTCCGGCGGAAAGCTGACCCAGCACGCGCCTTCCGCAACCGGCAACGAGGGCTGGACGCTCGCCTTGAGCACGTGGTCCGAGAGCGCGACTGTCACGATTCTGTAGCTCCCCTGGTCCTCCACCATGGTGACCCGGCCCTCCATGCCGTCCTCCACCGGCTGCATGGACACTCCCAGGTACATGGGCCGGATGCCCATCTCCAGCGTGCCTTCGGCTTTTGCCGCGGCGTCCGCCAGCTTGGGGTCCAGCGGCACGCTGCCGCCGTTGACCACGGCGCGGCCGTTATCCAGGGTGCAGGGCAGGATGTTCATGCCCGGGCTGCCGATGAAGTAGCCCACAAAGGTGTGCGCCGGCTCCTCGAACAGCTCCTGCGGCGTGCCGATCTGGACGATCTCGCCCTCGTACATGACCACCACCTTGTCGGCGAAGGTCATGGCCTCCACCTGGTCGTGGGTCACGTAGATGAGGGTGAGGCCGAACTGGGAGTGGATGTCCTTGAGCTTGCGCCGGAGCTGCCATTTGAGGTGCGGGTCGATGACCGTGAGCGGCTCGTCAAAGAGGATCGCGGCCACGTCGCTGCGCACCAGGCCCCGGCCCAGGGATATCTTCTGCTTGGCGTCCGCGGCCAGGCCGGCGGCGCGTTTTTTCAATAGATGTTTCAGGTCCAGGATTTCGGCCACTTCCTTGACCCGGCGGTCCACCTCGTGCGCCGGCACCTTCCGGTTCTTCAGGGGAAAGGCCAGGTTCTTCTCCACGGTCATGGTGTCGTACAGCACCGGGAACTGGAACACCTGGGCGATGTTGCGCTTTTCCGGCGGCAGGGTGGTTACGTCCTTGCCGTCGAAGAGGATGCGGCCCTCGCTGGGCGTAAGCAGCCCGGAGATGATGTTCAGCATGGTGGTTTTGCCGCAGCCGGATGGCCCCAGCACGGCGTAGGCGCCGCCGTCTTCCCACACGGTATGTATGCTCTTGAGAGCATAGTCGTCCGGCCCGGCGGGCCGGGGCATGTAGCTGTGTGCGATGGTTTCCAGCTCGATGCGCGCCATGTAGTGCTCCCCT from Oceanidesulfovibrio marinus includes:
- a CDS encoding DUF2160 domain-containing protein, whose product is MDFEWMAWTPVTAGFFIFIGVVLAIMAVWEVVSPTIARRGLLPLTTTRGDRLFMGLLGGAYILLIWVGLTQLSLWYALVLALSFLAAMLRWG
- a CDS encoding carbohydrate ABC transporter permease, with product MKIQKRHWGLILYLFLLLLPIYWMLNMSLRTNADILSGFALYPSSPTLQNYLKIFTDSSWYSGYINSIIYVTMNTVISLLTALPAAYAFSRYRFIGDKHVFFWLLTNRMAPPAVFLLPFFQLYSTFNLIDTHIAVALSHCLFNVPLAVWILEGFMSGVPREIDETAFIDGYSFPRFFITIFLPLIRAGIGVTAFFCFMFSWVELLLARTLTTTNAKPIAATMTRTVSATGLDWGLLAAAGILTIVPGALVIWFVRNHLAKGFALGRV
- a CDS encoding carbohydrate ABC transporter permease, producing the protein MVKWDNNRAWFLVIPVFVIVAFSAIIPLMTVVNYSVQDIFGPGQRYFIGAEWFREVLHDERLHAALWRQFLFSGLVLLIEMPLGVLIALAMPKKGWTASLVLVLLALPLLIPWNVIGTIWIIFTRPDIGLMGAFINQTGIPFDHTASPLDAWITVMLMEVWHWTPLVALLAYAGLRAIPEAYYQAAKIDGASRWAVFWYIQLPKMRGVLTIALLLRFMDSFLIYAEPFVLTGGGPGNSTTFLSIYLVKVAVGQFDLGPAAAFSLVYFLIVLLFCFLFYQALQAVGTGEKG
- a CDS encoding ABC transporter ATP-binding protein; this translates as MARIELETIAHSYMPRPAGPDDYALKSIHTVWEDGGAYAVLGPSGCGKTTMLNIISGLLTPSEGRILFDGKDVTTLPPEKRNIAQVFQFPVLYDTMTVEKNLAFPLKNRKVPAHEVDRRVKEVAEILDLKHLLKKRAAGLAADAKQKISLGRGLVRSDVAAILFDEPLTVIDPHLKWQLRRKLKDIHSQFGLTLIYVTHDQVEAMTFADKVVVMYEGEIVQIGTPQELFEEPAHTFVGYFIGSPGMNILPCTLDNGRAVVNGGSVPLDPKLADAAAKAEGTLEMGIRPMYLGVSMQPVEDGMEGRVTMVEDQGSYRIVTVALSDHVLKASVQPSLPVAEGACWVSFPPERTKLFAAGKLLRAG